One Natronolimnobius sp. AArcel1 DNA window includes the following coding sequences:
- a CDS encoding alpha-L-arabinofuranosidase, which translates to MADQHDRSVPTRSTYRRQCLGLQATALAGLVAGCSELGSDDTDSDDHAADGDDDDSSESDDDDHPASFETTIAVDPDEQNDRDVPRTLFGRFAEHYGDHEIYPGIYAEYVTNTSFVAWGQVQSDIPSHVYGFDDVGEYDDIPFPWEPIGDAAFALPDDGGVRGLEDWDSDGGWPEVDQEPQNAFQRLELEDETAGLRQQIPLPDWRTLTYEFAISARSEDLEALEVRLTAPDGDELASETVDGLAADWQRFEGAELALEAESGSQLEGGAQGDFASPYGEYVLEIVAEGTGTLDLDWVSLMPDDAVEGKFNPTTIDLMDDRNVSLLKWPGGNVTSTYLWEDGVGPIEERPIRPNVVWNGLDPNLMGTAEYVEFCELTDVEPTITVGVTVDDPEREFQPPEPITPEDAANWVEYCNGDTNTEYGALRAEHGYEEPFDIEVWEVGNEVWGDWQAGGTHDGGAFAERALEFIDAMTAVDDSITVIPDGLDPMYGDEDLPDPEGWNDALFEIVGEEMDGIGMHRYNWGIRDEDPGSVEAWKDDNDADALDYNEVLLSFPTQFGELIDETAVRAETEYGLENLEFFIGEWGLYPTVADGDPWPGMPTMAGASYIAGMFNAFIRQSDRLRRASHTHLPVRMFPPEHIDHPANPNPLLPVGYTLSLYATVFDGERTWQVIDTSVDGLTRDLPETGVRIRKQDDVSYVDVTAIATPDTDAYCAFLTNRNLRSDADVTLEVPDEFDDSDASVVIQYPTDDPHDPQDGVGDAPETWYDWNDLESYAIDEDEQTVDDGTLSLSLEPSAVARVRLE; encoded by the coding sequence ATGGCGGATCAACACGATCGTTCCGTACCGACGAGGTCGACGTATCGACGACAGTGCCTTGGACTGCAGGCCACAGCCCTTGCAGGCCTTGTAGCCGGCTGTAGCGAACTCGGGTCGGACGACACCGACAGCGACGACCATGCTGCGGACGGCGATGACGACGACTCGAGTGAGAGTGACGACGATGACCATCCAGCGTCGTTCGAGACAACTATCGCCGTTGATCCGGACGAGCAAAACGACCGAGACGTTCCACGGACGCTATTCGGCCGCTTCGCTGAACACTACGGCGATCACGAGATCTACCCCGGCATCTACGCTGAGTACGTGACGAACACGTCTTTCGTCGCCTGGGGACAGGTTCAATCAGATATTCCGTCTCACGTCTACGGCTTCGACGATGTCGGCGAGTACGACGATATCCCATTCCCATGGGAACCGATCGGCGACGCCGCCTTTGCACTGCCAGACGACGGTGGTGTCCGTGGCCTCGAGGATTGGGACTCAGATGGCGGCTGGCCCGAGGTCGACCAGGAGCCACAAAACGCCTTCCAGCGACTCGAACTCGAGGACGAAACTGCAGGGCTGCGCCAGCAGATTCCCCTTCCAGACTGGCGGACGCTCACCTACGAGTTCGCCATCTCTGCTCGCAGCGAGGACCTTGAGGCGCTCGAGGTTCGACTGACAGCACCCGACGGCGACGAACTCGCAAGCGAGACAGTCGACGGACTTGCCGCTGACTGGCAGCGCTTCGAGGGCGCCGAACTCGCGCTCGAGGCCGAAAGCGGGAGTCAACTCGAGGGCGGCGCACAGGGTGATTTCGCCTCGCCGTACGGGGAGTACGTCCTCGAGATCGTTGCGGAGGGAACGGGAACGCTCGATCTTGACTGGGTGTCGCTCATGCCAGATGACGCGGTCGAAGGGAAATTTAACCCGACGACGATAGACCTGATGGACGACCGGAACGTCTCGTTGTTGAAATGGCCCGGTGGCAACGTCACGAGTACCTACCTGTGGGAAGACGGTGTGGGTCCCATCGAGGAGCGACCGATTCGGCCGAACGTGGTCTGGAATGGGCTCGATCCGAACCTAATGGGCACCGCAGAGTACGTCGAGTTCTGCGAGCTCACAGATGTCGAACCGACAATTACGGTCGGCGTCACCGTCGATGATCCTGAGCGGGAGTTCCAGCCACCCGAGCCGATCACGCCCGAAGACGCAGCCAACTGGGTCGAGTACTGTAACGGTGATACGAATACCGAGTACGGTGCGTTGCGTGCCGAACACGGCTACGAAGAGCCGTTCGATATCGAGGTCTGGGAGGTTGGTAACGAGGTCTGGGGCGACTGGCAAGCCGGTGGCACCCACGACGGCGGCGCCTTTGCCGAGCGCGCCCTCGAGTTTATCGACGCGATGACGGCCGTTGATGACTCGATTACGGTGATTCCAGACGGTCTGGACCCGATGTACGGCGATGAGGATTTGCCCGACCCGGAGGGCTGGAACGACGCCCTCTTCGAAATCGTCGGCGAGGAAATGGATGGTATCGGCATGCACCGGTACAATTGGGGCATTCGCGACGAGGACCCCGGCAGCGTCGAAGCGTGGAAAGACGACAATGATGCCGACGCGCTCGACTACAACGAAGTCCTGCTCTCGTTCCCAACGCAGTTCGGCGAGCTTATCGATGAAACCGCTGTGCGAGCGGAAACAGAGTACGGCCTCGAGAATCTCGAGTTTTTCATCGGCGAGTGGGGTCTGTACCCAACAGTCGCCGACGGCGATCCGTGGCCGGGGATGCCAACAATGGCCGGCGCGTCCTACATCGCAGGGATGTTCAACGCGTTCATCCGGCAGAGCGACCGGCTCCGGCGAGCCAGCCACACGCACCTTCCCGTTCGCATGTTCCCACCAGAACACATCGATCACCCGGCCAACCCGAATCCACTCCTTCCGGTCGGGTACACGCTTTCGCTGTACGCCACCGTTTTCGACGGTGAACGAACCTGGCAAGTAATCGATACGTCAGTCGACGGCCTGACACGAGACCTCCCCGAAACTGGCGTTCGAATCCGCAAACAGGACGACGTCTCCTACGTCGACGTCACCGCGATTGCGACGCCCGATACTGACGCCTACTGTGCCTTCCTCACGAATCGAAACCTTCGCAGCGACGCCGACGTGACGCTCGAGGTTCCAGATGAATTCGACGATTCCGATGCGAGCGTCGTCATCCAGTACCCGACTGACGACCCGCACGACCCACAAGACGGCGTTGGTGACGCGCCTGAGACGTGGTACGACTGGAATGACCTCGAGAGCTACGCAATCGATGAGGACGAACAGACAGTCGACGACGGAACGCTGTCTCTCTCGCTCGAGCCGTCAGCGGTCGCACGCGTCCGCCTCGAGTGA
- a CDS encoding isocitrate/isopropylmalate dehydrogenase family protein translates to MTHEIAVIPGDGIGQEVTPAAVDVLEALELDFEFVEADAGDAVKADTGEALPQETYDLAASADATLFGAAGETAADVILPLRDAVDSYVNIRPAKAYPGIDAVRPETDLVFLRENTEGVYSGIEDRLTQDVATLTRVVTESASEDLGEFACEYVEDNDYDGFTIAHKANVMRETDGVFRDTIARVADENGVDADEVLMDAFATRVCLDPEQFDVIVCPNLAGDVLSDLAAGLVGGLGLLPSANVGSERALFEPVHGTAPDIAGEGVANPAATIISAAMLLEYLGYDEEGQAVHNAVEATLEEGPRTADLGGDASTEDVTNAIIDRL, encoded by the coding sequence ATGACTCACGAAATCGCCGTTATCCCGGGCGACGGAATCGGTCAGGAAGTCACTCCCGCCGCTGTCGACGTCCTCGAGGCACTCGAACTCGACTTCGAGTTTGTCGAGGCTGACGCAGGCGACGCGGTCAAAGCAGACACTGGCGAGGCGCTGCCACAGGAGACGTACGATCTCGCGGCCTCGGCCGACGCGACGCTGTTCGGTGCAGCCGGCGAGACCGCAGCTGACGTTATCCTGCCGCTTCGTGACGCAGTCGACTCGTACGTCAACATTCGGCCCGCGAAAGCCTACCCCGGCATCGACGCGGTGCGACCCGAGACTGATCTCGTTTTCCTCCGTGAGAACACCGAAGGTGTCTATTCGGGCATCGAAGACCGGCTCACGCAGGACGTTGCGACGCTGACCCGCGTCGTCACCGAATCTGCCTCCGAGGATCTGGGAGAGTTCGCCTGCGAGTACGTCGAAGACAACGACTACGACGGCTTCACGATTGCGCACAAGGCGAACGTCATGCGCGAGACGGACGGCGTCTTCCGCGATACGATTGCCCGTGTCGCCGACGAAAACGGCGTCGACGCCGACGAGGTGCTGATGGACGCCTTCGCAACCCGCGTCTGTCTCGACCCCGAGCAGTTCGACGTGATCGTCTGTCCGAACCTTGCGGGCGACGTGCTTTCGGACCTTGCGGCCGGTCTCGTCGGCGGCCTCGGCTTGCTTCCAAGCGCCAACGTTGGCTCCGAGCGCGCGCTGTTCGAACCCGTCCACGGTACCGCCCCCGATATCGCCGGCGAGGGCGTCGCAAACCCCGCTGCAACAATCATTTCAGCCGCTATGCTCCTCGAGTACCTCGGCTACGACGAGGAGGGGCAGGCAGTCCACAACGCCGTCGAGGCCACGCTCGAGGAAGGACCACGAACGGCTGATCTGGGCGGCGATGCTTCGACCGAAGACGTGACCAACGCGATTATCGACCGACTCTAA
- a CDS encoding SHOCT domain-containing protein: MEWRSDTRAASTLTEILLWGIVGLIALMVVITIVSAIVSAVVGLLMALIPILVLGALIYLAVAYLRNKDSMSNASNYGLDSLGGSSPETSTPQSPQDRLTEQYVRGEISEEEYERRIGEYVDRESGGHSSSYGSSDYDTDRSRSREFER; the protein is encoded by the coding sequence ATGGAGTGGCGATCCGATACTCGTGCGGCCAGTACGCTCACCGAGATACTACTCTGGGGGATCGTCGGACTCATTGCGCTGATGGTGGTGATTACGATTGTCTCGGCAATCGTCTCCGCCGTCGTTGGCCTGCTGATGGCGCTCATCCCAATCCTGGTGCTTGGCGCACTCATCTACCTCGCAGTCGCGTATCTCCGCAATAAGGATTCGATGAGCAACGCGAGCAACTACGGCCTCGACTCACTCGGTGGGAGCAGTCCTGAGACATCGACCCCGCAAAGTCCACAGGACCGCCTCACCGAGCAGTACGTCCGCGGCGAGATTTCGGAAGAAGAATACGAACGCCGCATCGGAGAGTACGTCGACCGCGAGTCCGGCGGCCACTCGAGTTCGTATGGTTCGTCTGACTACGACACCGACCGATCCCGCAGCCGAGAGTTCGAGCGATAA
- a CDS encoding S8 family serine peptidase, with the protein MSVAQSGRRTRAGVVTTAVLLFTVVLGVALAGGVGAIQPTGDEATAPAPIDDELTEANGTVSVLVRLEAFDETHAETSADSIAARQSHAETSQQPLEQYANATEGIHLERGFWVTNAALVTVETDRAESPLEDLARLEVVRGLEADEEVTLSSAVTASPAATGGAGEAYTDGLETIRAPEVWNDFHTRGDGTTVAILDSGVDGEHADLEIDGWKDFSDEPAADPVDYDGHGTRVSGIVGGGNESGSHIGVAPDATLLHGAVATDCDDRCRAQSSNVLAGIEWALAEDADVISLSLGWQNPGPATVNALENARETGTVVVAGVGNGGEGTSLSPGNAADVISVGAVDRRDRVPSFSGGEKIDTAATWGSHAPDHWPDSYVVPNVVAPGVSIETTNDGGGHTHARGTSMSAPHVAGAVALVQAGTAENLEPDEIKYALETTAWKPDGEPDETDTRYGDGIIDTYAALEAVGTHATLEGTVRDAETDGALSNVSVEVSADETVYERTTDTNGTFKLPGLEGDREYTITVEKPGYDTMTETKTIPAETTADLDVSLAGSGSIEVDVTDDHFGEGIETATVEAVSSSGTYTGSHTGNGSYRLENVPTESEYNLSITAMGYGDSERTVSAMTDTDDTRAETVTLVGDATLEVAVETEDSEPIENATVLLERDGANFEAGTTDNAGALAVTVPGTGERYALEAVAPDSSFESASVETDSVESGETVAVTVALSEPLPVSGFGVRITAIAFLTLVLAVAARGHVESS; encoded by the coding sequence ATGTCTGTCGCGCAGAGCGGTCGGCGAACGCGTGCCGGGGTGGTGACGACCGCAGTCCTCCTATTTACAGTTGTCCTGGGTGTCGCACTTGCTGGGGGCGTCGGAGCGATACAGCCGACCGGTGACGAGGCGACAGCGCCAGCCCCAATCGACGACGAACTCACCGAGGCGAACGGAACCGTTTCTGTACTCGTTCGCCTCGAGGCGTTCGACGAGACACACGCTGAGACAAGCGCGGACTCCATCGCTGCGCGACAGAGCCACGCAGAGACGAGCCAGCAGCCACTCGAGCAGTATGCGAACGCAACTGAGGGAATCCACCTCGAGCGTGGCTTTTGGGTCACGAACGCCGCGCTGGTGACGGTCGAGACGGATCGCGCGGAGTCGCCACTCGAAGACCTAGCGCGACTCGAGGTCGTGCGTGGACTCGAGGCCGACGAAGAGGTGACGCTCTCGAGCGCTGTGACGGCTTCGCCGGCAGCAACAGGAGGCGCTGGTGAGGCGTACACAGACGGCCTCGAGACGATTCGCGCCCCCGAGGTCTGGAACGACTTCCACACGAGGGGTGACGGTACCACGGTTGCCATCCTCGACTCCGGCGTCGACGGTGAGCACGCTGATCTCGAGATCGATGGCTGGAAGGACTTCAGCGACGAGCCCGCAGCCGACCCGGTGGATTACGATGGCCACGGCACTCGTGTCTCCGGGATTGTCGGTGGTGGCAACGAGAGTGGGAGCCACATCGGCGTTGCCCCCGATGCAACGCTGTTGCACGGGGCTGTCGCGACCGACTGTGACGACCGCTGTCGCGCACAATCCTCGAACGTGTTAGCAGGTATCGAGTGGGCACTCGCCGAAGATGCGGACGTTATCAGTCTGAGTCTGGGGTGGCAAAATCCCGGCCCAGCGACGGTCAACGCACTCGAGAACGCACGCGAGACGGGAACGGTCGTCGTCGCCGGCGTCGGCAACGGCGGGGAGGGAACCTCACTTTCGCCGGGGAACGCTGCGGACGTGATCAGCGTCGGCGCGGTGGATCGCCGCGACCGCGTGCCCTCCTTTTCGGGCGGCGAGAAGATCGACACGGCAGCAACGTGGGGCTCACACGCCCCTGACCACTGGCCCGACAGCTACGTCGTCCCGAACGTCGTCGCTCCCGGTGTCTCTATCGAGACAACAAACGATGGCGGTGGCCACACTCATGCTCGCGGGACCAGCATGTCCGCACCACACGTCGCCGGTGCAGTCGCACTCGTCCAGGCCGGAACCGCCGAAAACCTCGAACCCGACGAGATCAAATACGCACTCGAGACAACCGCCTGGAAGCCCGACGGAGAGCCCGACGAGACGGATACGCGCTACGGCGACGGTATTATCGACACGTACGCTGCACTCGAGGCAGTTGGCACGCACGCAACACTCGAGGGAACCGTCCGCGACGCTGAAACCGACGGTGCGCTGTCGAACGTCTCGGTCGAAGTCAGTGCCGACGAAACAGTGTACGAGCGAACCACGGATACGAACGGCACGTTCAAACTGCCCGGTCTCGAGGGTGACCGGGAGTACACGATCACTGTCGAAAAGCCCGGCTACGATACGATGACGGAGACGAAGACGATTCCGGCTGAGACGACGGCGGACCTCGACGTGTCTCTCGCCGGCAGCGGATCAATCGAAGTCGATGTGACAGACGATCACTTCGGTGAGGGGATCGAAACCGCGACGGTCGAGGCGGTCAGCTCGAGCGGGACGTACACGGGCTCACATACCGGAAACGGGAGCTATCGACTCGAGAACGTACCGACGGAAAGTGAGTACAACTTGTCCATCACCGCGATGGGCTACGGTGATTCCGAGCGGACCGTCTCGGCGATGACGGACACCGACGATACTCGTGCTGAAACAGTCACGCTCGTCGGGGACGCTACTCTCGAGGTCGCCGTCGAAACCGAAGACAGCGAGCCGATTGAGAACGCGACCGTCTTGCTCGAGCGTGATGGCGCTAACTTCGAGGCCGGGACGACCGACAACGCTGGCGCGCTCGCGGTGACAGTTCCCGGCACCGGAGAGCGCTACGCACTCGAGGCGGTCGCACCTGATTCGTCGTTCGAGTCAGCCAGTGTTGAGACCGATTCCGTGGAATCTGGGGAGACAGTTGCCGTCACGGTGGCGCTGTCTGAGCCGCTGCCGGTTTCAGGCTTTGGCGTCAGGATCACGGCCATAGCGTTCCTAACGCTCGTACTGGCTGTGGCTGCGCGCGGCCATGTCGAGTCGTCGTGA
- the leuD gene encoding 3-isopropylmalate dehydratase small subunit codes for MTDDGDEVEIPEVDYVSGSGVPIRGNDIDTDQIIPARFMKVVTFDGLGEFAFFDVRFDDDDNQKDHPFNEAQFQDSSVMVVNSNFGCGSSREHAPQALMRWGIDAIIGESFAEIFAGNCLALGIPTVTADAETVQELQDWVDQNPDQDLEIDIEAETVTYGGETIDVTVDDAQRKALVEGVWDTTALMKSNAGEVQKKAEELAYVDESAIPRAD; via the coding sequence ATGACCGACGACGGCGACGAAGTCGAGATTCCAGAAGTCGACTACGTATCCGGCTCGGGCGTCCCGATCCGTGGCAACGACATCGACACCGACCAGATCATCCCGGCGCGCTTTATGAAGGTCGTCACCTTCGACGGACTGGGCGAGTTCGCCTTCTTCGATGTCCGCTTCGACGATGACGACAATCAGAAAGACCACCCGTTCAACGAGGCACAGTTCCAAGACTCCTCGGTGATGGTCGTCAACAGCAACTTCGGCTGTGGCTCCTCGCGCGAGCACGCCCCGCAGGCGCTGATGCGCTGGGGCATCGATGCAATCATCGGCGAGAGCTTCGCCGAGATTTTCGCGGGCAACTGCCTCGCACTCGGGATTCCAACCGTCACCGCCGACGCGGAGACGGTTCAGGAACTGCAGGACTGGGTTGATCAAAACCCCGATCAGGACCTCGAGATCGACATTGAGGCTGAAACCGTCACCTATGGCGGGGAGACCATCGACGTGACCGTCGACGACGCCCAGCGCAAGGCCCTTGTTGAGGGCGTCTGGGATACGACGGCGCTGATGAAGTCCAACGCTGGCGAAGTCCAGAAAAAGGCCGAAGAGTTGGCCTACGTCGACGAGTCGGCGATTCCACGCGCTGACTAA
- the leuC gene encoding 3-isopropylmalate dehydratase large subunit gives MSEGTLYDKVWDEHKVTELPTGQDQLFIGLHLIHEVTSPQAFGMLEERDLEVAFPELTHATVDHIIPTADQSRPFEEDAAEEMMSELEQNVRDAGIEFSDPESGDQGIVHVVGPEQGLTQPGKTIVCGDSHTSTHGAFGALAFGIGTSQIRDVLATGTVAMEKQKVRKIQVDGELGDGVEAKDIILEIIRRLGTEGGVGYVYEYAGEAIENLGMEGRMSICNMSIEGGARAGYVNPDETTYDWLEETDYFQENPEKFDELKPYWESIRSDEDAEYDDVVHIDANELEPVVTWGTTPGQGIGITQPIPAPEDLPADKQDTARRAQEHMRVEPGETMEGYDIDVTFLGSCTNARLPDLRRAAAIIEGRQVDDDVRAMVVPGSQRVQEAAEQEGLKDTFEEAGFEWRNAGCSMCLGMNEDQLEGDEACASSSNRNFVGRQGSKDGRTVLMNPQMVAAAAITGEVTDVRELKEVTTA, from the coding sequence ATGAGCGAGGGCACGCTCTACGACAAGGTCTGGGACGAACACAAGGTCACCGAACTGCCAACCGGCCAGGACCAGCTGTTCATCGGCCTGCACCTCATCCACGAGGTCACCAGTCCACAGGCCTTCGGCATGCTCGAGGAACGTGACCTCGAGGTTGCGTTCCCCGAACTGACCCACGCAACGGTCGATCACATCATCCCGACGGCGGACCAGTCTCGCCCCTTCGAGGAGGACGCCGCCGAAGAGATGATGTCCGAACTCGAGCAGAACGTCCGCGATGCGGGTATCGAGTTTTCGGACCCAGAAAGCGGCGATCAGGGGATCGTCCACGTCGTCGGGCCGGAGCAGGGACTGACCCAGCCCGGCAAGACGATTGTCTGTGGCGACTCCCACACGAGCACGCACGGCGCATTCGGCGCACTCGCGTTCGGGATCGGAACCAGCCAGATTCGGGACGTGCTCGCAACGGGCACCGTTGCGATGGAGAAACAGAAGGTACGAAAAATCCAGGTCGACGGCGAACTCGGCGACGGTGTCGAAGCGAAAGACATCATCTTAGAGATCATCCGCCGACTCGGGACTGAAGGCGGCGTCGGCTACGTCTACGAGTACGCCGGCGAGGCTATCGAGAACCTCGGCATGGAAGGCCGAATGTCGATCTGTAACATGTCCATCGAGGGCGGCGCTCGTGCGGGTTATGTCAACCCTGACGAGACCACCTACGACTGGCTCGAAGAAACTGATTACTTCCAGGAGAATCCGGAGAAGTTCGACGAACTCAAACCGTACTGGGAGTCGATCCGGAGCGACGAGGACGCCGAATACGACGACGTCGTCCACATCGACGCGAACGAACTCGAGCCCGTCGTCACCTGGGGAACCACACCAGGACAGGGTATCGGTATCACGCAGCCGATTCCAGCGCCGGAAGACCTGCCAGCGGATAAGCAAGATACTGCACGACGCGCACAGGAACACATGCGCGTCGAGCCCGGCGAGACGATGGAGGGCTACGATATCGACGTTACCTTCCTCGGCTCGTGTACGAACGCTCGACTGCCTGATCTGCGACGCGCAGCGGCGATCATCGAGGGTCGTCAGGTTGACGACGACGTTCGCGCGATGGTCGTTCCCGGCAGTCAGCGCGTTCAGGAGGCCGCCGAGCAAGAAGGGCTCAAAGACACCTTCGAGGAAGCCGGCTTCGAGTGGCGAAACGCCGGCTGTTCGATGTGTCTCGGCATGAACGAGGACCAACTCGAGGGTGACGAGGCCTGTGCCTCCTCCTCGAACCGGAACTTCGTTGGCCGTCAGGGCAGCAAGGACGGCCGCACCGTCCTGATGAACCCGCAGATGGTCGCCGCGGCGGCGATCACTGGGGAGGTTACTGACGTGCGCGAACTGAAGGAGGTGACGACAGCATGA
- the ilvC gene encoding ketol-acid reductoisomerase, with protein sequence MTDEFTTEIYYNDDADVSTLDDETVAVLGYGSQGHAHALNLHESGVDVIVGLRESSSSRSAAEEDGLTVETPAEAVSQASYISVLVPDTVQATVYENDIEPNLEDGDTLQFAHGLNIHYDQIEPSANVDVTMVAPKSPGHLVRRNYENDEGTPGLLAIYQDTTGNAQERALAYAKAIGCARAGVIETTFQEEVESDLFGEQAVLCGGVTALVKHGYETLVDAGYSPEIAYFECLNELKLIVDLMYEGGNMEMWNSVSDTAEYGGLTRGDRIVDDTVRENMEEVLEEVQNGEFTREWILENQAGRPSYGQLRQAEQEHNIEEVGERLRALFAWADEDADAEAQEVPADD encoded by the coding sequence ATGACTGACGAATTCACCACCGAGATCTATTACAACGACGACGCAGACGTATCGACGCTTGACGACGAGACCGTAGCCGTGCTGGGCTATGGGAGCCAGGGCCACGCACACGCGCTGAACCTCCACGAGAGCGGTGTTGACGTGATCGTCGGGCTGCGCGAGAGTTCGTCTTCGCGCTCGGCCGCCGAGGAAGACGGTCTCACCGTCGAGACGCCAGCCGAAGCCGTCTCGCAGGCCTCTTACATCTCCGTGCTCGTTCCCGACACCGTTCAGGCAACGGTCTACGAGAACGACATCGAGCCAAACCTCGAGGATGGCGACACGCTGCAGTTCGCCCACGGGCTGAACATCCACTACGACCAGATCGAGCCATCCGCAAACGTCGACGTGACGATGGTTGCACCGAAGAGCCCGGGCCACCTCGTCCGGCGCAACTACGAGAACGACGAAGGGACGCCCGGCCTGCTCGCGATCTATCAGGACACGACCGGCAACGCCCAAGAGCGTGCCCTCGCATACGCGAAGGCAATCGGCTGTGCCCGCGCTGGCGTCATCGAGACGACGTTCCAGGAAGAAGTCGAATCCGACCTCTTCGGCGAGCAGGCTGTGCTGTGTGGCGGCGTCACCGCGCTCGTCAAACACGGCTACGAGACGCTCGTCGACGCAGGCTACTCGCCCGAAATCGCCTACTTCGAGTGCCTGAACGAGCTCAAACTGATCGTCGATCTGATGTACGAAGGCGGCAACATGGAGATGTGGAACTCCGTCTCTGACACCGCCGAATACGGCGGTCTCACCCGTGGCGACCGAATCGTCGACGACACCGTCCGCGAGAACATGGAAGAGGTCCTCGAGGAGGTCCAGAACGGCGAGTTCACGCGTGAGTGGATTCTCGAGAACCAGGCTGGTCGCCCAAGCTACGGACAGCTTCGACAGGCTGAACAGGAACACAACATCGAAGAAGTCGGCGAGCGACTGCGTGCGCTGTTTGCGTGGGCAGACGAAGACGCCGACGCTGAGGCACAGGAAGTTCCAGCAGACGACTAA
- the ilvN gene encoding acetolactate synthase small subunit produces the protein MTDETYQQGLEGPPPEERPTPAGRRNKQGIRIDPEVEATHEPRRTVISALVKHEPGVLAEASGLFSRRQFNIESLTVGPTKNDDRARITVVVEEPDPGIDQIKKQLRKLLPVISVRELEPDAMRRELALVKVDAHDPAAVNAVADMYDAKTVDSSPETATFEITGARQKINAAVETFSQFGIREISRTGLTALARGTDETAAAPSTDDAASTADKANQQQTQQYTQTTTDD, from the coding sequence ATGACTGACGAAACATACCAGCAGGGCCTCGAGGGTCCACCACCGGAAGAGCGCCCAACGCCAGCGGGACGGCGAAACAAACAAGGAATTCGTATCGACCCCGAAGTCGAAGCGACCCACGAACCCCGCCGAACCGTCATCTCGGCGCTCGTCAAACACGAACCCGGCGTGCTCGCTGAAGCCTCGGGACTGTTCTCGAGGCGGCAGTTCAACATCGAGAGTTTGACAGTGGGGCCCACGAAAAACGACGACCGTGCGCGGATCACGGTCGTCGTCGAAGAGCCCGACCCCGGGATCGACCAGATCAAAAAGCAGCTCCGAAAGCTGCTGCCGGTCATCTCGGTTCGGGAACTCGAACCGGATGCGATGCGCCGGGAGTTGGCGCTCGTGAAGGTCGACGCGCACGATCCCGCTGCGGTGAACGCCGTTGCGGACATGTACGACGCGAAAACGGTCGACTCGAGTCCGGAAACGGCGACGTTCGAGATTACGGGTGCGCGCCAGAAGATCAATGCCGCGGTCGAGACGTTCAGCCAGTTCGGCATTCGGGAGATTTCCCGGACCGGGCTGACGGCGCTTGCACGCGGCACTGACGAGACGGCAGCAGCCCCGAGCACAGACGACGCTGCATCGACCGCCGACAAGGCGAACCAACAGCAGACCCAACAATACACGCAGACAACAACAGATGACTGA